The Cherax quadricarinatus isolate ZL_2023a chromosome 67, ASM3850222v1, whole genome shotgun sequence genome contains the following window.
tttcccttgccttgaaggggaccgttagtgtacaccagtattccagcctagagagaacaagcgatttgaagagaatcgccAAAGGCTTGGCGtgcctagttttgaaggttctcattatcagtCCTATCATATTCCTAGCAGATGCGGCAGAAACATTGTTGTgttctttgaaggtgagatcctctgacattatcactcccaggtccttcacattacttttttgttgtattgtatggttagaatttgtgtaccctgatacagttttaaattcctcaagttttccatatctgagtagttgaaatttctcttcattgaacttcatattgttttgagtggcccatttgaagatttggttgacattcacttggagtctcgcagtgtttTCGATGAAGGTCACTGTCATGggaatccgggtgtcatccgcaaaggaagacacggagctatggcttacatctctgtctttgtcagatatggggatgaggaatagaatgggagtgagtactgtgctttgtggaacagagcttttcaccttaGCTGCCTtagacttcactctgtttactattactcttcgtgttctatttgtcagaaagttatagatccatctaacaacttttcctgttattcctttatcaagcattttgtgcgctattacaccatggtcacacttgttgaaagcttttacaaagtctgtgtatactacatctgtattttgttcatCCTCTAAGCAAGGATGCTATACAAAATTCCCTATATTTCTTTTTGTGGAAAATTTTGGATTTttctaaattcagcatgtgtaaatttgaataatacaataattgtgtaataaaatgtgatgttgatttgATCCTTTCGAAAAAATTCTAGTGAGGGGGGTGTAAAACAACTGCTAAGTGATACTGGGGAAAAGACACTGCATTGAATTTAGTGTGCGACTACTGGACTGGGGTGCGCAATGTGACTGGGTGTTCTCTGATGCCAAATTGGGGTATTTTTGCCTGTTGTAATAGGAACccatgttaatgtcccctgctgaagaattgtgACAAGAAATTTGTAGGACCTCATGAATTACGTGTGGATGGTGGAAAATAAATGTGgacatcactcacagggaagtacaccattagtccttgcatttagatatcaactggccagtgtagggtctaggtgttagggaggtgctgtggtgtgatccatctacagtaattcaATAGTCAGTGGTAATATAAAGTTGTTTCCTAATATCACTATtgtattatatgtattgtactatttatatttttttgtacCCAGCAAGTACATCAAAATAACATACAGACTacacaactttaatttaccagagaaactggttttaatattataattattaatttaatgtcaggtctagctttccGTGAGAGTGGTAGAGAGTGGGCAACAAAGGAGTGACAGTTCAGTGACCtgctgtgacttaagtcccacttacctcacccaaattacttgcaggtaataattcaggtaatgtaCTGTATgcctcctgcaggtgatttgctcacataataataataataataataataataataataataataataataataataataataataataataataataattttcaaaaCTTTTATGCAGGGGTTCTCGTGAGGTTTGGTGATGCTAAATCAACATTCTTCTCACCTGTCCTTCATGTTTCGCCTGTCGGGAATCCTTTCCAGCTTGGTTACAGTACACTGAGATTACGGGGAGGTATTAATATACCTTAAGTGGGGCAGGAGAGACTATACCAGTGTTAGTGCTCATTTTCCCTGGTTTCGTTTGGAGGGTATACTATGATAGACTATTCCACACGTTTCTTCCATCGGAGATTCGTTCCGTCTTCGGCAGtgttggtaataataataataagaatatctttatttctacaagtacacgtacaaggtatacagaccatagctgacatcagtgacatactactatatagaaagccgcttgttatgcagagcattttgggcaaattaggtcaattttgtcccaggatgctacccacaccagccaactaacacccagatacccattttactgatgggtgaacaaggacagcaggtgtcttatggaaacaggTCTAAATGCTTTACAGCCTTACCGGGGATTCGGTTCTcggaccttagtgtgtgagctgatGGCGCCAGTTTAGGCTCTGCATATGAGTACAGTTGCACAAATGAACAAGAGTACAATTTATGCGACTACTTCTTACATAATAGCATGTATGTGAGTTTCTTAGGATAGTGTAAGGAAGGTTGGTTAGAGTGATTATCGTCTTTGGGTTCCTAGTGTTAAGAAACAGTGCAATTGTCATGGTAAATATGGTCGTAGTAGATAATTATTTTCCCTACTGGCATTTTCTGGAACATTCTGACGTGTGATAGTATAGATTGCCAACTAGTTAATTTGCTTCGCTTACATAAAGCTTGAGTTGAGGGTGTATCAACCCCTTAGGTATAATGATTCCATAAGGCAACAGATTAGTTGATATTGATTAGATGCGGCTTCGGGGCTGACTACTGCGTTTTTAACATGGAATCTTACAGATACAGCAATCAGAGATACCTTAATATCACTTTACCTTAATGTGGAAGCGTCGTGCTAGGCCCTTCAGGAGAAGTCTAAGCAGTTCCTTCTTATCATCAGGAGGATATTCAACTGAAGTGTCTAGCTCGTACACAGGGATCACATAAGCACACTTCCAGCATGGAGTCCCATCAGTCCCTCCAGAGAGGAATTTGGTGAGATTTTCAGACATATATGGCGGTGTTAGCATATCAATATCGATGGTGAGGGAGTACTCACACTGACACGTCCTTCTAGCCAAGTTCCTCATTAAGTTCTGTGGATAGCGGCGCTCCCTCGTCTCATTCTCGTCCCTAAGACTCATTAAGATCTTGTTGGATTCCTCAGGATTGTCACAGCTGAGATCAAGCAACTCTGGGATTGGCGATGAACGGGGAGGCCGTGTTCTGGGGTGCACCAAGTGGAATGATACTTTTTCCTGAACGTTGGGAAAACAACGTCGCAAGTAGGATACCATGGCAGCCGCCACAGCATACTCGGAACCCGGCACAAAGACTGCCACGGACATGGGTCCTGTCCAGGTCTCCGCTTGCCACGCTACCCAAAATAGTCGCTCGACAGAGGCCTGTGTAGCCAAGCACACATGGAACTCAGCAGTAATTACGTCCCATCCTTGTGCCGGCCACACGAAAGCATGAGTAGTGTAGTTCCCAGAGGCGTCCAGTACTCCGAACACTGCAGGCAGTACTCCGAAGACTGTGGACAGCTCTCCGCCAGTACCCAGTGGAGATGTCGACTGTGAACCATAAAAAAAATTACTTGAAAACATTGAAGATTGTATCATTTATAAGTTCTTACCTATTGCGAGGGGGTTAATTTTCTCTGCAGTCTTTATCAAAATTCTGTCATGTAAAATTATATCTAGCAATTTACGTAATCTGAACTTGAGATAGACCTAAAGTATTTTCATAAGTTAAAAAAAGATAGAAAAACAATAAAGATTAAATGATAAATAATGTGGTACAAAATACTAATAACAACATCACACAAATCAAATCCCCAGTAATATGTGGCATTATGACAAGCAGAGGAGTTAGCTGTGTGTGTGGTTGTCCAGGACCACTGGTGTAATCTGCTGGCTGAACACATACGAATATTGTAGTACCATTTGTTGATATTTGGGTCCACTTCTATATCCATAATGATATGAAGGGGGTTCATTTATAGAGCAGGGATAACCTCTTTAGCCAGTTCAGTAGTGGGAGCTGTTAGAGCTAAACTAGAAATGGTTAGAGGCATGGGTGATCATGTGAAAGAATGGAATTTGGAAATATACAACTAGGCAGTGTGATTTGGCAGTTGCCGGCAGAATGAGGGATTATCGATTAATAGCAGTAATTGTGATTCAGTAGCACTAGGCTGTAGCGGAAGCAGCAGAGATAATGAAATAGCAGGGATGTGTAAGGAGATAGCGTATTCTAGCATATTATTTCGTAAATAGTACAGCGCTGGGAACAATAAGGATGAGATGAGATTAATTGTAAGTGTGAAATACAGTGATATTAATACAATGACTACGACATTGTTGAATTTGTTGAGTGCCACATTTAAGGATTTAAGTTATTTCACATTCATAAAAATAATGGGAAAGTTTGCGAATATATTAGAGAAAACTTGGATTGCTGAATGAAAACATGAAAAAAAACtgagggaacacacacacacacacacacacacacacacacacacacacacacacacacaaacacagattcTATTTGTGTAGAATTTCAAGAGGAGCATGAAAAGTTGATATTAGGTGTAATATACCAATCCTGAACTTGGACAGACACCAAAGGAAATCTCTTTAGGAGGAAACTGTAAAGGCCGTATGACACGATAGGGTGGCACATGTAATTCCAGGGGATTTTTGCCTCTAGCCAAATAGGCTGGAATTCTTTCGTTTGAAAACTAAAATCAAACTGTCTTTTAAAATaatttgtgacagagccaacgatgacaaataacctgcttgatttggcTATGGCAAACAAGGAGACTCTTGTTAATAACCTGTATATTAAGGAAAAGCACTGAGTGATCGCAAATTGATTTAATTTATCAttaaatggaagtatgatagcacTGATAATACGCTAATGGTTGCAGACTTTCCTTCTGCTGATTACAATGAGGTTGGACAACACCTTTCATACGTTGACTGGGATAACGAAGAGAACCATCTATATGCAAGCTTTCCAGAAACTATACAAGCTGTCAAAAGAACATACATTCTCCGTAGCGAAATGAGATCAAATAACAAGGTTCCGAAATTTAGGAACATGTGATTAAAACACCTAAACAGGTGTAGCGTGGGAGATGTTGAAAACAGCTAATGCAGGCAGCACGAGTTATGTTCTTCAGTTTTTACAGACAACCTACGCTTCCCAGTGTGCAATAATATGCACAACACTAATGTACTTGGAGACTCATGCTGATATAAATCAACTGTGAAAACTTCCCAAACTGACTATTTTGTCGAGGAAAAGTGGACTGCTTGATGCTTCCCTACATCAGCCCACCTTCCATACGAGGAGCAAATTACTAAGTTCCTTTTATTGAGCCCACACGGTTGATACAACTGAAGCAACATTGTCACTGCTGGCTGGGAGAAAGAACAGGAGAAGCAGTACGACTCAGAATAATCCAGGAAAGTATTGCTCTAATATCTCACCTCATGGCTAGTTTCTAAAGGCGGACGCATTCTTCACCTCTGTCCACACCAAACAATAACACACATGACCGTAATCCTAAACAAGTCTTCAGTCTCTTCCCAGGTTTTGTTTTAAGGTACCCAAGGGTACCTTAATTCTTCAGATCCCAAAGCAAAGTAATGAAACCTTTAAACCATAATCTACTCGCCTTCCACAATTCTTACACTGAACTTTTAAAACGACTCAGGCTCCCACAATAGTAAGACTGATGATCTGGAGCTGAAACTTTACAGTTTGCAACAAGCCAATGATACACAAAAGTGCAAGTAACCGTCAACAAACCTATTAAACAAATAACTTCACTTAACATTAAGTATAATGACAGTATCGAGGAAGGGAAATCATACATAGATATGCAGTTCTTCATCTTTCTCCAAAACAACGAATACAAAACAGAGTAAGAACGTTCAGATGCTGTTGATAACAGCACTAATTTCCCCGAGTTCATTCTCAAGATCCTCTCTGGAGACCACACTTCTACTCGCTTATCTtcttatatatatagagagagagaactgtgaAAAGAAGAACGAAAAGAACTGTAATGTTAAAATTCCACTTTTTCTGGAAAAGAAAAGACCAAATTTAGTCTGATCCATATGAATGAAAAGAGAGGATAATGTTGTTAGTGTAGAGAAAAGTGCATGAGTGTTCTCTGAGGAAAGTTATTATTGTGAAAAAAATAGTTAGGTCAGATATATACATGTCTAACAAATATGATCTAACAATATTTGTATGTGATTCTAGCCTATGCAGTTTAGAATTAGATGTATTATG
Protein-coding sequences here:
- the LOC128699572 gene encoding beta-1,4-glucuronyltransferase 1 isoform X2 yields the protein MGGRRVFLLVNLLIVVLNASLGILMNLAAFTRGSYRHKYYLSLPSEQSNLSVSTSPLGTGGELSTVFGVLPAVFGVLDASGNYTTHAFVWPAQGWDVITAEFHVCLATQASVERLFWVAWQAETWTGPMSVAVFVPGSEYAVAAAMVSYLRRCFPNVQEKVSFHLVHPRTRPPRSSPIPELLDLSCDNPEESNKILMSLRDENETRERRYPQNLMRNLARRTCQCEYSLTIDIDMLTPPYMSENLTKFLSGGTDGTPCWKCAYVIPVYELDTSVEYPPDDKKELLRLLLKGLARRFHIKVYAKNQGNSHLEYWEVEPGSGSSLDYTVLYNITTFEEFWEPVLILPYTAPPFDERFIGYGFTRNSQVYELHCRGYQFRVLDKAFLTHRGFQTTTSYTPTRFAQIEINRLRYQMFKRELHARMGLPPPPALGGPPLRQQLPALIFGKPRTRLPPPKIINSSKKHSNLPHKILTFPRKTPNLAKNTKS